GAGCTCGCGAAGAAACCCGTTCGGGCGATTGAGTACGTACTGCTGCATGAGCTCGCCCACCTGATATCGCCGCGCCATGATGAGCGTTTCATCAAGGTCCTTGACGACAATATGCCGAAGTGGCGCAGCATACGCGACGAGCTAAATCAGTATCCGCTTGCCGCGTGGGAAGATCTGCAGACTTTGGCTCGGTGACGTCGTCGCTCGACCTGTCGGTTGCGCGCGATTTTTCCAGGGCCTGCCGCCGCAGCTCCATTCCCCGTTCCACAAATCGCCGAACACGTTCCGGATCTGGTTCGACATCTCGTATCGAAGAGCGGTAGGCGATGGTGACCCGGATGGCGCCAACGATGCATGCGCCGATACCAAACACGTCGAAGATGATCTCTGACCTGCCCCCCGCGAGATCCCTCAGTCTGATGTAGAGTCTGCTCAACCGCGAAGGAGCAGACGAATGAGGAAGAGCCGTTTCACCGAGGCGCAGATAATCGGGATGATCAAGGAGCAGGAGGCCGGGATGCCGACGGCGGAGGTGTGCCGCAGGCATGGTCTCAGCCCAGCGACGTTCTACAAGCTGAAGTCCAAGTATGGTGGCATGGAGGTTTCCGAGGCCGCCAGGTTGAAGGCGCTGGAAGACGAGAACGCCAAGCTCAAGCGCCTGCTGGCCGACACCATGCTCGACAATGTCGTTCTGAAGGATCTGCTGGGAAAGAACTGACGACATTGACCAGGCGGCGAGAGGCGGCGCTCAGGGCAATGCGGGATCATGATATCTCGCAGCGCCGGGCCTGCCAGCTTGTCGGTGTCGATCCCAAGACGGTCCGGCGCACACGCCCGCCGGACTGCCCCGAGCTCCGTGAGGAAATGAAGGAGATCGCCGGGAAGCGGCGCCGGTTCGGTTATCGCCGGATCGGTATCCTTCTCGAGCGCAAGGGCATGCTCATGAACCACAAGAAGCTTTATCGGCTCTACCGGGAGGAAGGGCTGTCGGTGAAGCGACGACGCGGGCGCAAGCGGGCCCGTGGGTCACGCACGCCGATGCCGGGAGCGGCACATCCCAATGCCCGTTGGTCGCTCGACGTCCTGGCGGACAGCTTCGGTGCCTCGCGCAAGTTCCGCATTCTGGCGGTGATCGACGATTGCTGCCGGGAGAACCTCTGCCTGACCGCCGACACCAGCATCTCGGGCGCTCGTGTGGCCCGCGAGTTGGATGCGCTGGTGCGGATGTACGGAAAGCCCGCTTGCATTGTCAGTGACAACGGCACCGAGTTCACCAGCCGCGCCATCCTGAAGTGGGCCGACACGAACGGAGTGCCCTGGCATTACATCGACCCGGGCAAGCCGCAGCAGAACGCCTTCATCGAGTCGTTCAATGGCAGCTTGCGCGACGAGCTCCTGAATGAGGAGATCTTCGACACCCTCGACGACGCCCGGCGCAAGCTGGCGCTCTGGCGCTACGATTACAACGCTATCAGGCCGCACTCGTCTCTGGGAACCCAGACGCCGCTCGAAGCGCGCCGGACGCTTGAGCAATTTGAGGGCTCCGCGCCCGGCGCGCTTGCCCAGAAAGACCGCCCAGACTACCAATCTCAAACCCGCAGACTCTCGTTATGAACAAGGGACCCAAGGGGGGCAGGTCATCTCGAATTCAGTCACGAGGCCGCCTCCCTTGTGTGACGAGCTCGTGACATCGGTTTAATGCAGCGTGGGGTGACATTCGAGATCGGCTGCCCTCTGCAGCACCCGTGCCGCAGTTCTCAGACTCGGTTGGCTTGCCTGGCCCGCACGCTTGAAAGCTTCGACCGCGGCGTCCAAGGCCACGTCGCTGGTGCCTTGCCTACGCCCTTCGC
The genomic region above belongs to Rhodovulum sulfidophilum DSM 1374 and contains:
- a CDS encoding IS3 family transposase (programmed frameshift); amino-acid sequence: MRKSRFTEAQIIGMIKEQEAGMPTAEVCRRHGLSPATFYKLKSKYGGMEVSEAARLKALEDENAKLKRLLADTMLDNVVLKDLPGKELTTLTRRREAALRAMRDHDISQRRACQLVGVDPKTVRRTRPPDCPELREEMKEIAGKRRRFGYRRIGILLERKGMLMNHKKLYRLYREEGLSVKRRRGRKRARGSRTPMPGAAHPNARWSLDVLADSFGASRKFRILAVIDDCCRENLCLTADTSISGARVARELDALVRMYGKPACIVSDNGTEFTSRAILKWADTNGVPWHYIDPGKPQQNAFIESFNGSLRDELLNEEIFDTLDDARRKLALWRYDYNAIRPHSSLGTQTPLEARRTLEQFEGSAPGALAQKDRPDYQSQTRRLSL